The Nostoc sp. PCC 7524 nucleotide sequence GCAAATAACAAGGCTAATCCAGAAACTACAACCAGGGTTAATTGTACCCAGAAGGTAATCCAACCTGTGAGGCGAATGGTGTTAGCAATTCCATGCAACTTGGGCGAAGTGTGTACCAGCGATCGCGTTTGTGTTTCTGATTCGGCTTGCATATTCTTGTTCATCTAAATTAATCTTAGTCCCCTAACCACCAAGATATGATTAATCCTCAGCCTCTACCCCCACCTACAGACATAACACAAACTCATTCATGGCATGGATTTTACTATTGCCTATTGCCTATTCCCTATTGCCTATTGCCTATTCCCTATTGCCTATTGCCTATTCCCTATTGCCTTCTGCCATAATCTTAGCCATAGGTAGCGATCGCAAGGAATTAGGGGTCATGATTCAGTCTTGGATGGTAATTGGGGGGGTGGCTATTTTAGTAGCTTTGGCTGCTAACATCATGACACCTAGCGATCGCCAGTGGTTTAGACGCTTGCGAAGGCCAAGATGGCTAACTTTTGAGGCAGCAATTCCCTTAATTTGGATTACTATCTTTATCTGCGGTGCTTGGTCAGCTTATATTGTTTGGGAAACTGCCCCAGATACCAATAAAACCTGGTTACTCATGGGTTTATATCTGTTATTGGAAGTTGTGACGATCGCATATACACCTGTGATGTTTCGGCTGCGTAGTCTTCAGGTGGGGACACTTCTTGGTGGTACAGGTTTGACTATTTGTATTATTTTGGCGATCGTCGTCTTAACTGTTTCTGGTTGGGCAACACTATTATTAGTTCCTTATTTACTCTGGAGTCCCATCGGTACATACACCACTTGGCAAATGATTCAGCTCAATCCTCAAGATGCTTAAGGTTCTTCCCTGCGACTGATTTAACCAATATTCTCGATTGTCAAACTGGCAGTGTGAATTGAGAAAATATAAGGTCTAGGGACAAGATATGATTCCGTCTTGGATGGTAATCGGGGCTATGACTTTTTTAGTCGCAATTGGTAGTTTCTTCATCACACCCCGTGATGTGAAATGGTTTGCCCAATTGAGTTGTGATTTGAACGATAATTTAGCCAAACGGTCACGAAATACTTCACTCTGTACTAGGACAACATATAGTTCAAAGCTATAAATGGAGTTCAAAAAACTCGAAACTTAATTACAGCAAGGAACATGGTCAAATAGTTCATTTGTACCGTACCGTGATGAGAGAGAAATAAAAATTCAAATTTCAGGCGATCGCTTTATCACTCAATTTTTGGCGAAACATATTTTTGAACCATATTGTGGACATTTTGAATTATATTTTGACCGAAAGTTTAAAATTTTCGACTAAATTAGTGTGTCTTGATCGGCATTTTTTACCAAGCCTAAAAATAAAACTTTTGGTCGTATTATGGTTCACATTTAAAACACGCGGACATAATTTGATTCATAAAGCTAAGTTATTGATTGGCTCAAAAGCTTGAAATTACGTTAACTTTTGGTCACGTTATTGGTTCTTGGCAACTTTTGGTGATCTTGGTTGGGGGAAGGCAGAGGGCAGAAGGCAGAAGGCAGAAGTTAGAAAGATATAATTGAGATACGTCAAACTTCACTCCATCAAACATTTGAGGGATAAGCCTCAGCTTGGTTATGTCAGTGCTAAGTTATCTATTACCAGATTCAGCAAACCTGAAACTTGAAAATTGCATTCTTGACGAGATAAAAACTCAGATAAAGTTGATTGTTTCTGCTATCAATAGAGTAGTTAATTGTCCAGTTTGTAACCAACCAACTCATAAAATTCATAGTCGCTATGAGCGAAAGTTAGCAGATTTACCCTGGGCTGATTACAGCATTACTTTACAGTTAAGGGTGCGGAAGTTTTTTTGCCTTAATAAATTGTGTAAACGGCGCATTTTTGCAGAAAGGCTGACCAATGTTACCGCACCTTGGGCGAGAAGAACTCTACGTTTAGCTCAAAGACTGAGTGCGATTGGTTTAGCTAATGGTGGTGCAGCAGGGGTAAGACTCTCACAGGACTTGGGGATAAAAGTTTCTCGCAACACGCTATTAAATTTAGTCCGCTCAATTCCACTACCACCCATCGTAACGCCACATACTCTTGGGGTAGACGACTTTTGTTTTCGTAAATGTAAAACTTACGGCACAGCACTAATTGATCTCGAACGCAGACGACCAATTGCTCTACTCAAAGATGCAAAGGCTGAAACTTTGGCAGAATGGTTAAAAGCTCACCCTGGTGTCAAAGTCGTCTCACGAGATCGGTCAAAAACTTATGAAAGTGGTATTCGCCAAGGTGCGCCAGAAGCCATTCAAGTTGCAGACCGCTTTCATCTATTGCAGAACTTATCTCAAACGCTTTATCAAGTCTTTGGTAATCACGCCAAAACACTAAAAGAAGTGGAAAAACAAGTCTTTAATACTGATACTAAAGTGCATTTAGAGGTGGAAACAGCAAACAACCTTTCCATGATTGCTGAGACTAATAAGAGTCCAGTTGTGCCAAGGTTTCCCCAAAACACATCTTTAAAAAGAAAAGTTCAATCCGCCAAAGCACGGGATAGACGCAGAGAAATCCATGAGCAAGTTTGGAGACTGCGGTCTATTGGCTTATCAGGGCTAGCAATCGCTCAAGAGCTGGGAGTTTCTAAAACTACCGTATTCAATTACTTGCGTAGCTCAACTTTTACCGAACGTCGTGAACGTAGCGACCACGGTCTGAGTCTTCTCAACCCTTATCATGATTACCTCCTCAGTCGCTGGAATAGCGGGAACCACAACACCCAAGAACTGTTTGAAGAAATTCGCACCTGCGGCTATACCGGTAGTTATGCCACGGTCGCTCGCTTCACTCGTTATCTCAAGACCTTGCCCGGATTTGAGCCAGCAAAAGGTTCAAGAAAAAACGCTTCCCCCAGGGTTAGCTCTTGCGCCCATCGTCCTCTCACCCCCAGTCGCGTCACAGCTTTAGTCTTGCGACGACCAGAATTAATACAGCCTAATGAGCGTGAAGTCATCGCTCAACTACAAAAAGCCCATTCGGATTTGAAGTCAGCTATTGAACTAGCACAACAGTTTGCATCTCTTGTGCGTCAACGCCTGCCTGAGCAGCTCGATGCTTGGTTAAACAAAGCTAAAAACAGCTTGGTTTCTTTGTTGCGCTCCTTTGCTGTTAGTTTAGAGTCTGACTACGATGCTGTGAAAGCAGGTGTAACTATGTCAGTTAGTAATGGCCCAGTTGAAGGGCATATTAATCGACTGAAAATGTTAAAACGGCAGATGTATGGTCGCGCCAAGATAGACTTACTAGAACGACGATTTCTGTTGGCTATTTGAAAAGAAAATTTTGACAATTTACACTTGATTATATGAGTTATAGAAATCAGTTTATCTGGCAAAGGGCAGTTCAACTTGCTATCAATTGTTATAAATTTACCCGCCTATTTCCTCAGTCAGAATTGTACGGTTTAACTAGTCAAATACGCCGTTCATCCGTATCTGTAGCGTCTAATATAGCTGAAGGCTATGGTAGGCGTTCCAAACCAGAATATATCCAGTTTTTACATATTGCGCTAGGTTCTTTGAGAGAACTTGATACGCAATTAATCATTGCCAAAGAAGTAGATTTAGCTGATAAAGACCTTTTCACTCCCGTATTAAATGAAGTTGAGGAAATGCAAAGTATATTAGTTGCTACTTTAAACAAACTCAAGGGTTGAAATTATTACTTCTACTCTTCCGACTTCTGCCTTCTGCCCTCTGCCCTCTGCCTTCCCCCGGCTAAGATCACCAAAAGTTGCCAAGAACCACGTTATGGTTCAATTTTTGGTCAAGCAAGGGGTAAAATCACATGAGTCGTCCCCGATGGCTGGTGTTTGAGCCATTTATTCCCCTAATTTGGACTGTAATATTTATCTGTGGTGCGGCTTCCGCTACTCTAGTTTGGCAACACAATCCTGGAGGTGTGATTACTTGGTTGCTAATGGGTTTATACCTCCTAGTGGAAATTATCACCGTAGCTTACATCCCATTAATGCTGAGGTTTCACAGTCTCAAAGTTGGAGAATATATTGGCTTAAGTGGTTTCATTGCCGCAGTTTTGTTAGCAATCTTTGTACTACCGATTTCTGGACTAGCAACTGTGTTACTGATTCCTTACCTACTTTGGAGTCCCATCGGTACATACACCACAGACGAGTTAAGACAGATGAATCCTGAAGATGCCTAATCTCATCAAAAGATGAAACAGTTCTGTTACTCAACTCATTACTCATTACTCATCACTCATTACTCATTACTCATTACTCATTACTCATTACTCATGGTGTACCTCACTTACTTCAAAAGTGCTGTACATAAGGCATGATAGCAAAATGCAGTTGTCATTGTGCGGCTACTATACCAGGTAGCCTGTCTACCGCGATGCACCGTGGGGTACAGTGGTTCATCGCGCCAACTGCCATCATAGCGTTGATGCTTTAACAGTATTTGCATCCATTTTGGCTCTAGCAAGGAATGAGCCGCAGGATGGCTAAAACAGGCGAGGATGAAAAAAGCAGCCTCTTGGGGAGTAGGAGAACGTCGTAAAATTTCTGTTTGCAATCTTTGTAACAGAATGGGTATGAGTTGCTGTATTTGAATTTGCAAAGTTTTACTGATAGGTTTGGCTTCCAGTTGCGCGAGGAGTTGCAAGCAGTTCCATAGACAATAGGGTGGTTCGTAGTGGGATAATCCACTTAACCCAGATTGAGCGAGGCGTTGAGATAAATTGCTAACTGAACGCTCTATGATTTCTTCATAAGTAGCCCAATCATAAGCAATCAGCCCTAGTAAAAGATTAATTTCCACAGCTAGGCAACTGCTACCCCAAAATATAGAATTTTGGCCATACTCTACTCCTTGGGTTATCCAAACTGGGATTTCACCAGAAGGAAGGATGTTTTGCTGCAACCAATTTAAAGGACGTTGTAATATAACCCGATGTATTTCTGGTTGCTGTGAATACTGATATAAACGTAAAGACAACCCAATGGTATCAGTATCAGGAGGGATAGCATAACCTTCAAAGTAACAAAAGTGATGCTGTGCCAGTAGTTGAAAAATTTCATCAGCCAGAGAGGATAAGTTGTGTCCGTGAGAGCAGAGAATTTCCGCAATTAATCCCATAGGAAAAGCACGCGCTACTATCTCTGATTTTTGAGGTAATGTCAAACGTTGAATTTCCCAACTTTCCCGAAAAGTCAAATCTGATAGTAGATATTGTTCACCTGTGGCGATCGCTACTTTTAAACTATCAATGTAGGGTAGGAAATAATTGCTGGCACTAGCAGAGGTTTTACCAAGGTTTTTCAGGGAAAATAAATCGCTCAACTCATTGAAGTTAGTTTCTAAGCGATCGCAATACTGCACCCAACTTGGTAACATCAGTTTTTGGGCTAAAACTCTTGCACTAGCTAATTTCTCTAAACATTCCCGACAAATTTTGGCCACTGCACCTGTGAGTACCATTGCACCCAGTAATTTCTCCGGCAATGGTTGAGCTGATAGGGGAATGTTAGCCGCCTGCATCACGCGCACAATGGGATAGGTATAGCAACCCCGCATGATATCCCGCCGAATAGCTAAAATGTCCCGGTGCATCTGGTGAATGTAGTGTAGATAGTCCAGCAGTTGCAGCAAACTGGGGATTTTTGGAGTTTGGTGAATAGCGATCGCCGCCGCAATTACTGGTATCTTAGCTGGAGATAATTGGGCAGCATACTGTTGTAATAATTCTGGTGAAAAATCAACAGGTGCTTGCTGATGTTGCTGGATGACTTTTACTGCCGTCTGATAATCAGCCCATAATAATCGGTAATCAGACCAGAAAGAATTATCCTCAGCTAGAATTTGGCTGAAATGAAATACTGCTTGCTGTTGCAGAGCATCTAGCAGAGGCATATCTGCATTCTCAAACAAACTGGCTGGATCTGAAATCTGTTCTTGGAGATAAACAGCCGCAAAGATGTAGAATGATGCAGGCAATAAATGTTTTTCTAAGCCAACAGAACTCTTTTGAGTAATAGCTGACCAATCTTGCAACAAGCAAATCGGCAATGACAGCCAAGGATAATCACCATCACGGTTGAGGATATCTCGTAAATGACCTGTATCACCATACTGCACAGTCAAGCAGTTTTTTAAAATCATGGCTCGCTGCCCTAGTTTAGGCGGTAAATCTAGTAAAAATTCCTCTACAGTGACCCAAGCTTGCCTATTGGTCGTATATTCTATCATCCACAACATCCTCAGCGCAGCCAATTTGAATCCAAAAGCCAAAATCTCAAATCCAAAATTGTTTGGCTCAAGCAGCTTTATCTTCACCAAAAGCGGCTGCTAATTGCTGTATTGCCTGTAAATCTACACCTTGCAGTGCCTCTACAATTTCTGGTGTTGGCTCTAAACCTGCTTCTTGTAAAGCAGCTTCAGGATTTTCCACTAGCCTTTGAGCAAAACTTTCATCAGACATAACGCGACCAATAATTGCTGACAAATCAAACATGATTTTTTCTCCTGCAAGTGAATAATGATTACTAATACCAATTTCATGTGAAGTTGCACATATCTAGATCCTCCTTAAAAAAGGGGACTTTGATTCTAGTTCCCCCTTTTTTCAAGGGGGGTTAGGGGGGATCGAATAATATGCAGCTTCATAAAGAATTGGTATAAAACTTGAATTACTTAAATATCTACCAATTCACAAAAGTTTTGTAACATATTCAAATATAGAGTTTCAGGAGAAAACACATTTCTGATAATCATGCCATCAATGCGTTTTTCGTAGATATCCTCAATCGCAGATGAATATTTTTGGACATTAGCAGCAGGTATATCTAGAAACTGGAAGAGAGATTTTTCAGGAGTATGTAGTTTAACCATACATAGTGATGATTATTATCATTGCTGTAGTATGTATCTGCTATTTTGTAAGTTTTTATGCGAATTAGATGAGAAAGTTTTATCAAGAAAGGCAATAGCATTTTTCTTGGAGTCCTCTTGAGAGGACTTACGCTATAAGACTCGGAATTAATTCCGAGGCGGGACAATTTACGTCAAAGCGGAAGCTCTTGCAGACTGCGCGTAACACGGAAACGTCAAGGCGGAAGCTCTTGCAGCCTGCGCGTAACACGGAAACGTCAAGGCGGAAGCTCTTGCAGACTGCGCGTAACACGGAAACGTCAAGGCGGAAGCTCTTGCAGACTGCGCGTAACACGGAAATGTCAAGGCGGAAGCTCTTGCAGGGAAGGCGGAAGCTGTTGCGCTGAAATACTTAATTAGTAGTTAGCAGTGGGAGATTTGGGATCTAAGGCTACTAAACGCAGTTCACTGGTGTATCTTTGCTCTGTTGTGTCTGTGAGCCAAATTTGGTCAAAGTTAGGCAACATTTCTGTAAAACAAAGTTCATGCTCAGGGTAAGCCTTGGCAGCTTGACGAGCAATTTTCGCAAGTAAATCACAGTAAATTGGGCTATTAAAATCGATATAGTAAGGTTTAACTTCACCGGGAACTTTCACAAAGACAAAACGCGGTAATTCATAATCTTTAACCATTTGGCAAATAGCTAGAAAGTTGTCACTGTGGTCTTTATGATGAGCAAAAGATAAATTCTGCAATTGTAATCGCCAAGTTTCTCGCACTACTACCAGTTGATCAATTGTGATTCTGGGTGTGTGATTAGCTGGAGGTAAAATTGAGGGGAAAGATATACATAAATTAGACAGATTATGTCCAAAAAATTCTATAATTGGTAAACAAAAGCGTTGATCGCTAGTTTGAATTTGCAACCCTGCGGCTGTCTTCACTACCACTAATTCAGCCATAGTTACAGTTTGAGCATCAGGTACACCAGAGTGTCCAGCTTCATAGGCGAAGCGAATATCTTGAGGCGCAACCAGATCCATAGAAAAACGCTGAGTATTCCAATTTGTGGAAGGTAAGGGGGTTAGTGTTGGTACTGGAATATCTTGTGTTCTGGCTGTGAGTAACTCATTGGGGTGGGGATGGGATGCTACAAATACAGCACGAGAGAGAGTATTGAATAGATGTAATTCTCCCAAAATTAGCTGATAATCACCCTGATTGATGGCAGTCACACTGTCAGCTGCAATCATAATATCTGGTGAGCGATAGCGGGCTAATTCCCAACCAGGATGAGGGGCTGTAAAAGCATGATCTACAGCTGATTTTAACTCTGCGGCGCGGTAGTTAACTTGTCGCTGTTCTGGGGGGACAGATAAGATTTCACTCCAAAATTTTTGTAAGCTAGTGCGAACTGAAGTAATAGCTGGGTTGTGATCATCACGCAGCCAAGGTAAAGCTTGAAGGGAAAAGCTGTAAAAATCTACTTCTGCATTGCCGAATTTTGATTTCAGTTCCTCGTAAATCTCCTCAAATACAGCTTGATAATTATGAGCAATTTGGTGAGTGTACCAGCGTGTACTGGTTAACAGCAAATCCAAAGGTGAGCCTAATTTCTCTAAAAAATCTGTCCCTAAAGTTAATTTGATATCTCGACGACAGTCTTCGTAAACAATTGTCCTGCCGGCGTAGGTTTTACCAGCCGCACGAGTTGGTGCTTGATTAGTAAATTTAGTGAATGTAGCTTCTAGATTGACTAATGCTTGATTGAGTCTTTCAGGATCATCGGCGGCTAGAATAACTTGATCTCTGGCGGTTTCTAGTGCGTCGAGGGTAGCAAGAGCAGATGCTTGTAAATTGCGATCGCCAATTTGAGATAATTTCTCTCGCAACAATTTCTCTGGGTGCTGACTCATTGGCACTTCTAAAGTCCAACGCAAAGCACCTAATTGGCAGAGTTTTTCTATTTGGGTATAAACGGTAGTCTCATCAGCAAACATCTCAGCTGAATTTTGTCTGAGGTGATGAGCAATACTCAAAGCTGTTTGTTGACCATCACATAGTTGTAATATCTGTATTTGTGCTGGCGAAAGTGGTATTAAACTCGGCACAGTCGCAGGGAGCTTACCTTGGCGAACTAAAGCCGCGATCGCAGGTAAATAAAGTTTATCACCTTGCAACTCTACATTAGGTAATCGGCTAGGGGCTAACCAAGGACGCAGACATAAATCCTGGCTGAGAGTTTGGGCTAGAGCATTAATCGCCCAACCTTCTAGATATACTTGTCGATGAGCCAACAGTTCAGAGCCGGGGGTAAACTCGATTGCTGTTTCTGTTGTAGTCAATCTGCCCCAACCTACAGGGCCAAAAAAACCAATTGATTCATTTTTGGCACAGTAACGTTGTAAATATCTAGCTAAAGTGAGGATATTTTGCCATACAGAACTCTTGAGGGTAGAAACTGGTTTTTCTAACAGAGATTGGATGTGGCGAGCAAAAACCGGATTCTGCCACAGTAATGCTGTCTGTAACTGAGGTTCAGCAAAGATAGTTTGTAATTGCCGATAATTCTGCTCCCAAGCATTTGATAAAGCTGCATTGAGTCTGGTTTGGGTATTCACCATTTCTAACCAGGCTGATTGCAAATGATTAACAGCATGGTGATCGAAATCTGGTATTTGGTTCTGTCGTAAATGCTGGAGAACTTTGCCCAGTCGTCGCTGCTCCACTCGATCCAGTTTTGCATACTCATCTGCTAAAGAGCGTATTGCCATCAATCGGGCTTGAGCTACTTTTTGCTGTAATTGCAACAGTTCTTCTGCTAATGCGTTACAGGTACTAATTTCTAGAGATAACAACCAATCAGTCGGAAATCCTGCTCCTCGGAGACAAACTGATCGCCACAAAGTCCAATCGCTACCGGATAATGCAATTTGATGCGGCAAAATTGTTAGTTGTTCTGGTAAATTACATATCTGAAGCATTGCAGCCAAAACTCTCCCTTTAGGAATTCAAAATTCAAAAAATAAGTAAAATCTTCTGCCTTCTGCCTCCTTTAAGCAGATTGCAAAATACTTGACAAATTGAGATGTTGTTGAGCAAAATCTTCTATATCAAAGCTTTCTGAGTTTTTTAAGTCTAAATACATCCAGTTAACTTGATAGTAAATATATTGCAGTTGGTTAGCTGCATACTGAGCGTTAATTTGATTAATGCCTGCTGTTCTTTTTTCAAGTCGAGCGATGATTTCATCACTCATTTCAAAACCACGAAGGAATAACTCTGTTGGCTCAAGGTTGAACAACTGGGGATGCAGTTGTAGTTGCTGCCAAAGGCGATCGCTGATTTGTTTGTGAATTCGCAACCCCTGCCAAAAATTCCGATAGGTATTGATGGCATCTTGTTGATTAAATTTTGTTGACAGATGGGCAATGACTTGTGCTAACAAACTCAGTAATTGCTGTTGTTCAGCCTGTGAACGATAGTGTCTGAGGGCAATTGTTCCTAGTTGATTGGCTAGTTGTTCTTCATGCCAGAGATGATGACTAAATAAACCGTAGTCATGGCGCAAAGCGTGAGCTAGTTCGTGAGCGATTGTATGAGGTAGTAATAGGCGAATTAAGTTGTAATGTTCCTCGTTGCTTTGGAAACCATAAAGCGATCGCGCTAGAATCTGTTGCAGTTTGGTGACTGAAGAAACGTGATCCGGTAAGGACAGATAAATTTGCTTTTCCTGTAAATCGTAGTAGGATAAAAACCCTGTTGTTGGGTGTAACCGAGTGGCGGTATTAATTCTAATACCGTGTGCAGCGCATTCCTGCTTTAATTCATCAAAATACTGTTGTGCTAAATCAAATAGATGTGATGTTTGGGGTGTAACTTTTGTCAAAGTAGTCATGATTTTTACCCCAGAACATTGATTAACTTGTTCATACCTGTGAATCCTGCGATTACTTCGTTCCGTTTACGCAGAAACATTTGCTCACGCTGGATGAGATACTGGCTTAAATCAGGACTATTTAAGGCGATCGCTTGTTGTTGCAGTTCTGCCATCCAACTTTGGAGTAAATCGCAAGCCCAATTAAAGCCATAGCGCATCATCCACATAGTTAGCGATTCCTGGGGTAGTTTCTGACGTGCTGCTTCACACAAGACATAGGTTTGGCTGTGATGGGTGGAATCCTTAATCCAATCGAAGAGATCATTAGTCATTTGATGCCAGCATCCCAGCAAATCCACAAAATTTGACCAAGGTTGAATTAGTTCGGGTTGCTGATGGTAGTAACAAACTGCGGCAATCGGAATCTTGGCAGCGCAGACTTTTTGGGCAGCGATTTCCTGAAATCGAGTCAAATCAATGTCTGTTTGGTAAGCATCTTCCATTGCTGATTCACCAGAACGCCACCAAACCTGATGAAATAAATGCCAAAAGGGGTGATCTGAGGGGAAATAATTGTAATAGCTGTGTTGAAATTGGCTGTGAAAGAAATTCAAAGTTGGTAGCAGTGTTAGTGATGCGTCTGTATCCCCATCCATTAAGTTATCAATCAGCCGGATGTAATAATAACCGTTAGCTGTGGAGTAAGCGATCGCCCTTTGCAAAGTTGCATCAGGAGAGGGTTGCAGCGTTTTCTCCACCCACCAAGGTAGCAGAAACATGGGAAAGGCGATCGGATGCAAGAAATAGTCTTCCATTCGAGACGTTCCCGACAGTTGCTGCATCCATTCGGCCGAGTGTTGTGCCATAAAAGGAACTGAATTATCCATATTTTGATAGATGCAACTAACTGCTTCGGCAACAATTAGTCTCAATTGGGAATCATAAGAATTAGACATATATCTTGCCAAACTGGATGAATAGAAAACTTTCTTGAGAACGCTAATCTTTATTCATTCCATTTCGGCTGTTTTATGCAATGGCATATTACTTTTTGTGCAATGTCTGTAAAAAGCCGCCAATATTGGACAGTTTCCCAGAGCGCAAGTTGAACAAGTATTTTTGGTAGTGGGGAAGACGTTTGTATAAAAGGCAGGAAGGAACTAGCAAGCAGTACAGCTTGGGTGCGATCGCGCAAGTTCAATGAATAATCCGCTTAAATTTAAATCAGCAACTGCGCCTGTTTGTGTATCTTGAATTTTCACCAGATCCTCAACCAGGATTAACCTCCCACGAACCATTGAGTACCAGTAAATAGGTAATATGCTCCAGTCAAAATTAACGCGACACTACCAAAGCGGATAATTCCCTCAGAATGCTTCAACAACTTGTTACTCTGTTTCGCCAGTCCCGTAAATAAACTCGCCAGGAAAATCAGGCTAGTATAACCAAGTGCATAGCTAACCATCGTCAACGTTCCCAATACCTGGGAACCTGTTGCTGCCGCAGCCGCCAACACCGCAAATAGCACCGGACTGGCACAAGGAGAACTTACCAAAGCAAAAGTCAACCCCACCCCATAAGGGCCAGCCTGGGGGACATTTACATTCATCTGCGGTAGGGGCAACTTTACCACCCCCATCAACCACAGACCCATGACAACCATAATCAGTCCGACTACTATATTGATATAGCCTCGGTAATCTACCATTACCGCTCCGGCGAAAGATGAGACTAAACCAAACAGACTTAAAATCGTCACTGCTCCCAGCACAAACAAGCCAGCCTTACTAAAAGCGTCCCAACGGGATTTAATTTTCAGTGTACCGATGTAACTGAGATTGACTGGTAAAAGTGCCAAGATACAAGGGGATACACTAGCCAGCACCCCACCGATAAACGCCAAAGGTAACAACACCAAGGGATTTGCCGTGTCCTGTTGGTCAAACCACTGTTGATAACGGTTTTCCACAATGGAAATCACCCGTTCAATCGGGTGACTGATTACAGGCCCCAAAGTCAAAACTATAACGAGGGAAAGCAATCCCAAGCCACCGTAAACTAACCATTTCTTCGAGACTTTAGAACGGCGAGAAGAGGGTTGCTCAGTTGATAACTGAGATATTGGTTTCATAAAATTAGCCTTAAGCTGATGAAAAGATGGAGACTAAATATTTGCCAAAGCAGAGTCGAGTATTTTGGTGTATTCAGCCTTGTTGGGATTATTTTTGAACATTGTTAAAATCTTGCCAGTAGCAGGATTAATAATCGCTACTGTACTTGTTTGACTCTTATTAGCTGTTGGATTTCCTGAAATTGAAAAGGACTCCTGAGAACTGAGCCAGCGTTTGCAACCATCAAAAGCTAGCTTTGCCCCTGAAGATAGAGACAAAGCCACAATTGAACTACTTGTTCGCCAAAGCGGTTTCGAGGATCTTCGTGTAGTCAGCCTTATTGGGATTATTTTTGTATAGGGCTAAAATTTCACCAGTAGCCGGATCAACGATCGCAACTGTGCTTGTTTGACTCTTATTAGCCTCTAGAAATTTACCCAAACCTAATCTTTGTGCCATTGCTTTGGTTTGTTTGAGCTTGGCTTGATCAGTTACATCCAAGACCACAAAATTCACCTTACCGGAATATTGCTGTTTCAATTGCGATAGGGTGGGAGCAATATTCTTGCAGCCAGCGCACCAAGTCGCAAATACATCCACTACAACTGGTTTACCTTGAAGTTCTTTCGCTAGAGGCCCGCCTACAGAATTGGCTTTTTTACCTGCATAGGCATTTTTATGGACAGACTTGGTAATTGATGATTGAGCTTCAGTTGCAGAAATACTAGCGGAGTTGATTGCTAGCATGGATGCAGTCAAAACTAAACTGCTCAAACAAATTTTGAGTAAGAAATTTGCGTGCTTGTGCATAAAATTCTTCCTAGTGGTATAAATCTTGATTGGTATTCAACCCATTTCTGAGTTATTTTTAATGATGCAGGCGCAATCTTTCTCTAAGCTGGGAAATTCAAAGTGTAAATTGTGTGCATCTGTTTATAAGACGAACGAGCATCAAAATCGGATTTAAGGTTTCCAGAAATTTTTTTATTGTTGTCTGTGAATCAGCCAAGACTGTCTTCTGCCAAGTATTAAGTAAGTCGGTGGGAAAAAACACAACTATGTTAAGA carries:
- a CDS encoding TspO/MBR family protein: MIQSWMVIGGVAILVALAANIMTPSDRQWFRRLRRPRWLTFEAAIPLIWITIFICGAWSAYIVWETAPDTNKTWLLMGLYLLLEVVTIAYTPVMFRLRSLQVGTLLGGTGLTICIILAIVVLTVSGWATLLLVPYLLWSPIGTYTTWQMIQLNPQDA
- a CDS encoding ISL3 family transposase, whose translation is MSVLSYLLPDSANLKLENCILDEIKTQIKLIVSAINRVVNCPVCNQPTHKIHSRYERKLADLPWADYSITLQLRVRKFFCLNKLCKRRIFAERLTNVTAPWARRTLRLAQRLSAIGLANGGAAGVRLSQDLGIKVSRNTLLNLVRSIPLPPIVTPHTLGVDDFCFRKCKTYGTALIDLERRRPIALLKDAKAETLAEWLKAHPGVKVVSRDRSKTYESGIRQGAPEAIQVADRFHLLQNLSQTLYQVFGNHAKTLKEVEKQVFNTDTKVHLEVETANNLSMIAETNKSPVVPRFPQNTSLKRKVQSAKARDRRREIHEQVWRLRSIGLSGLAIAQELGVSKTTVFNYLRSSTFTERRERSDHGLSLLNPYHDYLLSRWNSGNHNTQELFEEIRTCGYTGSYATVARFTRYLKTLPGFEPAKGSRKNASPRVSSCAHRPLTPSRVTALVLRRPELIQPNEREVIAQLQKAHSDLKSAIELAQQFASLVRQRLPEQLDAWLNKAKNSLVSLLRSFAVSLESDYDAVKAGVTMSVSNGPVEGHINRLKMLKRQMYGRAKIDLLERRFLLAI
- a CDS encoding four helix bundle protein; this translates as MSYRNQFIWQRAVQLAINCYKFTRLFPQSELYGLTSQIRRSSVSVASNIAEGYGRRSKPEYIQFLHIALGSLRELDTQLIIAKEVDLADKDLFTPVLNEVEEMQSILVATLNKLKG
- a CDS encoding TspO/MBR family protein; translated protein: MSRPRWLVFEPFIPLIWTVIFICGAASATLVWQHNPGGVITWLLMGLYLLVEIITVAYIPLMLRFHSLKVGEYIGLSGFIAAVLLAIFVLPISGLATVLLIPYLLWSPIGTYTTDELRQMNPEDA
- a CDS encoding Franean1_4349 family RiPP, whose protein sequence is MFDLSAIIGRVMSDESFAQRLVENPEAALQEAGLEPTPEIVEALQGVDLQAIQQLAAAFGEDKAA
- a CDS encoding 2OG-Fe(II)-dependent halogenase WelO5 family protein encodes the protein MVKLHTPEKSLFQFLDIPAANVQKYSSAIEDIYEKRIDGMIIRNVFSPETLYLNMLQNFCELVDI